The DNA region GCGCTGCTGGGCCTGCCCGGGATCGTCGGCTACAAGGCGATCAACACGCTGGACTCGATGATCGGCCATCGCACCGAGCGGCACGAAGCCTTTGGCTGGGCCGCCGCCCGGATCGACGACCTTGCCAATCTGATTCCGGCACGCCTGACCGGCGTGCTGTTCGTGCTGCTCGCGCCGAAGCCATCGCAGGCGTGGTCGTGCATGCTGCGCGATGCGCGCCGCCATCGTTCGCCGAATGCCGGCTGGCCGGAAGCGGCGATGGCCGGCGGGCTCGGCGTGCGGCTGAGCGGTCCGCGCACCTATCACGGCAGCATCGCCGATGAACCCTGGCTCAACGCGGGCGCGCGTGATCCTGGTGCCGCCGACATCGACGCGGGGCTAAAACTCTATCGTCGCGCCATGCTGGTGTTGGGTGGAGCGCTCGTGATCCTGGCGCTTGTGTGAAGGAGCCGGCGGATGCGTGAGCACGGTGGCAATCTCGATGTCGCGGTTGAACGCTTCGGTGGCCGGGCGGAAGACTGGATCGATCTGTCGACCGGCATCAATCGGTTGCCTTATCCTGTCCTCGACGTCGAGCCCGGACAGTGGAGCGCCTTGCCGTCGCGATCCCTGATCGAATCGCTGCATCAGGCCGCACGGCATGCCTACGCCACCGATGCGCCGATCGTGGCGATGGGCGGCGCGCAGGCCGCCATTCAGTTGCTGCCGCATCTCGCGCCGCGCGGCCGGGCGCGCGTCCTGGCACCGACTTACAATGAGTATGCCGCGGTTCTCTCGTCTGCCGGCTGGGACGTCGCGGAGGTCTCCGATCTCAAAGCGCTTGCGGGCGCCGATCTTGCGATCGTGGTCAATCCGAACAATCCGGATGGACGATGCCACGGCCGGAGCGAGTTGCTGGGGCTGCTGCCGCAGGTCGGCCGGCTCGTGATCGATGAGAGTTTTGCCGATGCCGTTCCTGACCTCTCGCTGGCAGCGGAGGCAGAGCGACCGGGATTGCTGGTGCTGCGATCGTTCGGAAAGTTTTACGGGCTGGCCGGCTTGCGGCTCGGCTTTGCGATCGGTAGCGAGCAGGACATCGCGGCCCTTGCGGCGATGGCGGGGCCATGGCCGGTATCGGGTGCGGCGATTGCGATCGGGCGGCGTGCGCTACTTGACGACGACTGGGCGAAAGCAACGTCGGCTCGCCTGGCGCGCGACAGTGTCCGCCTCGACAGGGAAGCGGAGGTACAGGGCTGGCAGCTGGTCGGCGGCACATCGCTGTTT from Bradyrhizobium genosp. L includes:
- the cobD gene encoding threonine-phosphate decarboxylase CobD → MREHGGNLDVAVERFGGRAEDWIDLSTGINRLPYPVLDVEPGQWSALPSRSLIESLHQAARHAYATDAPIVAMGGAQAAIQLLPHLAPRGRARVLAPTYNEYAAVLSSAGWDVAEVSDLKALAGADLAIVVNPNNPDGRCHGRSELLGLLPQVGRLVIDESFADAVPDLSLAAEAERPGLLVLRSFGKFYGLAGLRLGFAIGSEQDIAALAAMAGPWPVSGAAIAIGRRALLDDDWAKATSARLARDSVRLDREAEVQGWQLVGGTSLFRLYETGDALAAQEKLARSRIWSRVFQKQLGWLRLGLPGDDTEWSRLAAALSI